One genomic segment of Chitinibacter sp. FCG-7 includes these proteins:
- a CDS encoding D-hexose-6-phosphate mutarotase, translating into MSNTDYSAILSGAQGVSIKSSADCFTHTGEGLPVVVVENALCSAIFTLQGAHLLSFVPAAGEEILWLSPLAHFEQGKAVRGGIPLCLPWFGGHPDGLQSHGFARTSDWVLEQVSNQADGSTLLIVSLSSNAGTLAMWPHEFRFELQIEVGRELKLTLNVDNLSNTPAPFTYAFHTYFAVADYTLSPIQGLENLTYVDTIGEITRRYQAETLQLSGATDRVYLDVPELQTIIDGARQIKISSSAHSAIVWNPGDHADKMQDVLEHRQQFVCVERGDVFDNALTIAPHSRFSAVMTLSEVR; encoded by the coding sequence ATGAGCAATACCGACTATTCAGCGATTTTGTCTGGCGCACAAGGTGTCAGTATCAAGTCATCGGCTGATTGTTTTACCCATACTGGCGAAGGCCTGCCCGTGGTGGTCGTTGAGAATGCGCTGTGCTCGGCCATTTTTACGCTGCAGGGTGCTCATTTGCTGTCATTTGTCCCTGCTGCTGGGGAAGAGATTTTATGGTTATCACCACTGGCTCATTTTGAGCAGGGCAAGGCGGTGCGTGGCGGTATTCCACTGTGTCTACCGTGGTTTGGCGGTCATCCGGATGGCCTGCAGTCACATGGTTTTGCGCGCACTAGCGACTGGGTATTGGAGCAAGTGAGCAATCAGGCCGATGGCTCAACCTTGCTGATCGTTAGCCTCAGCAGCAATGCTGGCACACTGGCGATGTGGCCTCATGAATTCCGCTTTGAGCTGCAGATTGAAGTGGGCCGTGAGCTGAAGCTGACCTTGAATGTTGACAATCTGAGTAATACCCCCGCCCCGTTTACCTACGCATTTCATACCTACTTTGCGGTTGCGGACTATACCCTGTCCCCGATTCAGGGTCTGGAAAACCTGACTTACGTTGATACCATCGGCGAAATCACCCGCCGTTATCAGGCCGAAACGCTGCAATTATCAGGTGCGACCGACCGTGTGTATCTTGATGTGCCTGAGCTGCAAACCATTATTGATGGCGCGCGCCAGATTAAAATTAGTAGCTCAGCGCATAGCGCGATTGTTTGGAATCCGGGCGATCATGCCGACAAAATGCAGGATGTGCTTGAGCACCGTCAGCAATTTGTCTGCGTTGAGCGCGGAGATGTCTTTGACAATGCGCTCACGATTGCACCTCACTCGCGCTTTAGCGCGGTGATGACGCTG
- a CDS encoding dienelactone hydrolase family protein encodes MKYLFLLVCCFATSHFALAASAPLGKSGLKGQYFAPDRQQAPAVILMHGCGGLYARDQQLAIRYARMSSQLQELNFGVLLLDDAGRRKQPCALQSIKQQKAEMRRRANNLQRAVKWLKQRREIDPNRIAVVGWDSGASAALALLGRKNPGLRSAAVFYPNCRLLLGADFRVAAPTLLLAGQQDGLTPIEQCTELSMVSGQSLFHLVSYPQARHDFDLMLDNLEHEALNLPANHLALEDIADPEAAQDAWRRTYKWLSRWFDPARSIEGVPPRTFQANQ; translated from the coding sequence ATGAAGTATCTTTTTCTGCTGGTTTGCTGCTTTGCCACCAGCCATTTTGCTTTGGCGGCTTCGGCGCCTTTGGGTAAGTCTGGCCTGAAAGGGCAATACTTTGCGCCTGATCGCCAGCAGGCGCCTGCTGTTATCCTGATGCATGGTTGTGGCGGTCTGTATGCGCGTGATCAGCAGTTGGCCATTCGTTACGCACGCATGAGTAGCCAGCTGCAGGAGCTCAACTTTGGCGTGCTACTGCTCGATGATGCTGGGCGGCGTAAGCAGCCATGCGCACTGCAGAGCATCAAGCAGCAGAAAGCCGAAATGCGGCGCAGAGCAAACAATTTGCAACGTGCCGTGAAGTGGCTGAAGCAGCGGCGCGAAATTGACCCCAACCGGATCGCTGTGGTCGGCTGGGATAGCGGAGCTAGCGCTGCACTGGCGCTGCTGGGCCGGAAAAATCCGGGCCTGCGCTCGGCTGCGGTGTTTTATCCCAATTGCCGACTTTTGCTGGGCGCTGATTTTCGCGTTGCGGCACCTACTTTGTTGTTGGCCGGACAGCAGGATGGCTTGACGCCCATTGAGCAATGTACCGAGCTGAGCATGGTGTCAGGGCAGAGCCTGTTTCATCTGGTTAGCTACCCGCAGGCGCGGCATGATTTTGATCTGATGCTCGATAATCTGGAGCACGAGGCCTTGAATCTGCCTGCCAATCACCTGGCACTGGAAGACATTGCCGATCCCGAGGCCGCGCAAGATGCGTGGCGACGCACTTATAAATGGCTCTCACGCTGGTTTGACCCCGCGCGGAGCATCGAAGGCGTGCCACCGCGAACATTTCAAGCCAATCAGTAA